The proteins below come from a single uncultured Carboxylicivirga sp. genomic window:
- a CDS encoding head GIN domain-containing protein, translating into MKIISTLILSFTLICGLQAQDDDSNIQKQVRKMGSFDRVKASKGVNVTLIEGDKESVEVNIRNGELGDVITELKSRQLVVKMKTRIYKDMAVQVYVTYKTIREIETGSGGSIDAENTIYADKLKIRAGTDSNIELDVDVNAIEASGNAARIELSGACKVQEVNMGTGGKYLSYPLESNEAVVKSTLGSNVEITVNEKLNASTGTGGAVYYKGEPSKIQIKGKVQEAD; encoded by the coding sequence ATGAAAATAATAAGTACTCTAATTTTATCTTTTACTTTAATCTGCGGATTACAAGCGCAGGATGATGATAGTAATATTCAGAAACAGGTTCGTAAAATGGGATCTTTTGATCGCGTTAAGGCCAGTAAAGGGGTTAATGTTACACTAATTGAAGGTGATAAAGAATCGGTTGAAGTAAATATTAGAAATGGAGAATTAGGCGATGTAATAACCGAATTAAAGAGCCGTCAGCTAGTGGTTAAAATGAAAACCAGAATATATAAAGATATGGCTGTTCAGGTGTACGTTACTTATAAAACAATTCGGGAGATTGAAACCGGTTCTGGAGGTAGTATAGATGCAGAAAATACTATCTATGCCGATAAACTAAAGATACGTGCAGGCACTGATTCAAATATAGAATTGGATGTGGATGTTAATGCCATTGAAGCATCGGGTAATGCTGCCAGAATTGAGCTGTCAGGAGCATGTAAAGTTCAGGAAGTAAATATGGGTACCGGTGGAAAGTATTTAAGCTATCCTCTTGAAAGTAACGAAGCAGTTGTAAAATCTACTTTGGGAAGTAATGTGGAGATAACCGTTAATGAAAAATTGAATGCTTCTACTGGTACTGGAGGTGCTGTTTATTACAAAGGCGAGCCGTCAAAAATACAAATAAAGGGAAAAGTTCAGGAAGCTGATTAA
- a CDS encoding site-specific integrase, with the protein MQSYSTFGVQFIVRKSNNKKEKLIYLRITVDGIRTEFSTKLYCPDHLWNKDKSRVKSDREFSATKTNKQLEQIRGKVIAIYQDLQLKNDPITAQLIKNHFLGIKNQGKTLFQLLDYYLSTQKHSLSPYTIRHYKVTQKYLSRFLKESTNQDDCFLHNINFRFLTEFEAFLRSCRPFEKHITNLSHNTVLKHLARLRTIINLAIKLQWMDHYPFKSYRFKYNNTDRGFLTKQELETIENHTFKEAFLILTRDIFIFSCYTGLSYIDIKNLRSDQISIGIDGKYWIITNRQKTKNKVQIPLLAVADSILSNYSNHHKVVNTGLALPVISNQKLNKNLKRLAELCDINKNITFHVARHTFATTVTLANNVPIETVSKLLGHQNLKTTQIYARVIEQKVSTDMLQLEQKLQSTSNLISINKKTI; encoded by the coding sequence ATGCAATCCTATTCAACATTCGGAGTACAATTTATTGTACGTAAATCAAATAACAAAAAAGAGAAACTCATTTACTTAAGAATTACCGTTGATGGAATCAGAACAGAATTCTCAACTAAATTATATTGTCCTGATCATCTATGGAATAAGGATAAAAGCAGGGTTAAATCAGACAGAGAATTTTCGGCTACAAAAACCAACAAACAACTGGAGCAAATTAGAGGTAAGGTTATAGCAATCTATCAGGATCTTCAACTTAAAAATGATCCAATAACTGCACAATTGATTAAGAATCATTTTCTGGGAATTAAGAACCAGGGCAAGACTCTTTTTCAATTATTAGATTATTACTTATCTACTCAAAAGCACAGTTTATCACCTTATACAATCAGACATTATAAAGTTACACAGAAGTATTTATCTAGGTTCTTAAAAGAAAGCACAAATCAGGACGATTGTTTCCTGCATAATATAAATTTCAGATTCCTTACTGAATTTGAAGCTTTCCTTAGATCCTGCCGGCCATTTGAAAAGCACATAACTAACCTTTCCCACAATACAGTATTAAAGCACTTAGCCAGACTTAGAACTATAATCAATCTTGCCATCAAATTGCAATGGATGGATCATTATCCTTTCAAATCATATCGTTTTAAGTATAATAATACAGACAGAGGATTCCTTACTAAACAAGAACTAGAAACCATCGAAAACCATACTTTTAAAGAAGCTTTTCTTATCCTCACTCGAGATATTTTCATTTTCTCATGCTATACTGGGTTATCTTATATTGACATTAAAAACCTTCGTTCCGATCAGATCTCAATAGGTATTGATGGTAAATATTGGATCATTACGAATCGGCAAAAAACAAAAAATAAAGTTCAGATCCCTCTTTTAGCAGTGGCAGACTCAATCCTTTCTAATTACTCTAACCATCACAAAGTAGTAAACACTGGATTAGCACTACCCGTTATTTCAAATCAAAAACTCAACAAGAACTTAAAACGATTGGCTGAGCTTTGCGATATTAATAAAAATATTACTTTTCATGTAGCACGCCATACCTTTGCCACTACCGTTACTTTGGCGAATAATGTACCAATCGAAACGGTTTCCAAACTCCTTGGTCATCAAAACCTTAAGACAACTCAAATCTATGCACGCGTTATTGAGCAAAAAGTTAGTACCGATATGCTACAACTCGAACAAAAACTACAATCTACAAGCAACTTGATATCAATCAACAAGAAAACAATCTAA
- a CDS encoding helix-turn-helix domain-containing protein, translated as MNKDQIVTTEHLQQFKSELLSEIKTIINTGESKKQWLKSKDVIKQLKISPGTLQNMRVNGIIPFTRIGGVIYYDQDDIQQMLIQNKQT; from the coding sequence ATGAACAAAGATCAAATTGTAACAACAGAACATTTGCAACAATTCAAATCTGAATTACTGAGTGAAATTAAGACGATTATCAATACTGGTGAATCAAAAAAACAATGGCTAAAATCCAAAGACGTTATTAAACAATTAAAAATATCTCCAGGTACCCTTCAGAACATGAGAGTAAACGGCATCATTCCATTTACTCGTATAGGAGGTGTTATCTATTACGACCAGGACGACATCCAGCAGATGCTAATCCAAAACAAACAAACTTAA